One Thermococcus sp. EP1 DNA window includes the following coding sequences:
- a CDS encoding serine protein kinase RIO: MRHKDIDREIYQILGLDERREKDSELYKVFSEVFDRTTIDTLAYFHRRGKIEHLLGVISTGKEANVFKAIDGDGNYVAVKVYRTYTTEFRRIWEYLAADPRIGYLPKDIRKLVFVWTRREFKNLQRAMKYAIRAPEPIAFGNNVLIMEYIGDEYPAPRLKDIERELDKKEFEELYEFAMGSIEKLWKRGDMVHGDLSEYNILIWEKPVIIDWSQATVKRNRMALTLLRRDLRNIINYFAKKGINVEDPDEKFRELSGD, from the coding sequence ATGAGACATAAAGATATTGATAGGGAGATTTACCAAATTTTAGGGCTAGATGAACGTAGAGAAAAAGATAGCGAGCTTTATAAAGTATTTAGTGAGGTATTTGACAGAACAACAATTGATACGCTTGCGTATTTTCATAGAAGAGGGAAAATAGAACATCTATTAGGTGTGATTTCCACAGGGAAGGAGGCAAATGTGTTTAAGGCCATTGACGGCGATGGTAATTATGTTGCAGTCAAGGTTTATCGGACGTATACCACAGAATTTAGAAGAATATGGGAATATCTAGCTGCAGATCCAAGAATAGGATATCTACCGAAAGACATAAGGAAATTAGTATTTGTATGGACAAGAAGAGAGTTTAAAAATTTACAAAGGGCCATGAAATATGCAATAAGAGCTCCAGAGCCTATAGCATTTGGTAACAATGTCCTGATAATGGAATATATAGGAGATGAATATCCAGCACCGAGATTAAAGGATATTGAACGAGAGCTCGATAAAAAAGAGTTTGAAGAACTTTATGAATTTGCAATGGGATCTATTGAAAAGCTTTGGAAGAGAGGAGACATGGTTCATGGAGATCTGAGTGAGTATAATATACTAATTTGGGAGAAACCTGTGATAATTGATTGGTCTCAGGCAACTGTAAAAAGAAATAGAATGGCTTTAACACTCCTTCGTAGGGATTTGAGAAACATAATCAATTATTTCGCTAAAAAAGGAATCAACGTTGAGGATCCTGATGAAAAATTTAGAGAGCTTTCGGGTGATTAG
- a CDS encoding DUF530 family protein, with the protein MTTTEELIAQINRALDDIKINMSRLFENFDPLYLAFNLNRNLTILKDFEDELSRRVGDTHSYTGALSKRERDPHIRRIFLRNHYRMLTLERLRTAITGHKIALATIASHYTFYRGKKEVDIRNITSKKELEELKVVEKPIKLGRLEILPYLAYSGDVLKILGQQDNKVRDTFKEIKAKLKEKGQVRKKGIRIEVEYWQGGRLKKERLELPIDADIDSELRKRFGKKYRWRVLSYVKTKGVLINSHYTVDNIALAYASCYPGKGVEFLALDFFKYYYITSEKEREAIGIYPQMKPCIDCHYSIFDAPFMNEPEFRTGFGSMLIIKKCEIEKLLSGKRSEISNIPNYLLGGVVLYGISSFDEKKISNLLGIDENDLREAIEKFVLSGLHMSLFEDTSRFERFMPKSDKAKQFLELLQG; encoded by the coding sequence ATGACTACGACGGAGGAACTTATAGCTCAGATTAATAGGGCTTTGGATGACATAAAGATAAACATGAGTAGGTTATTTGAGAATTTCGACCCCCTCTATTTAGCTTTTAATTTAAATAGAAATCTAACAATCCTCAAAGATTTTGAAGATGAACTTTCCCGTAGAGTAGGTGATACCCACTCCTACACTGGAGCACTAAGCAAGCGAGAAAGAGATCCACACATTCGTAGGATCTTTCTAAGAAATCATTATCGGATGCTTACCCTTGAAAGACTCAGGACTGCCATAACAGGACATAAAATTGCCCTTGCTACAATAGCCTCTCATTATACCTTTTACAGGGGCAAAAAAGAGGTAGATATCAGAAATATCACGAGCAAAAAAGAATTGGAAGAATTAAAGGTGGTTGAGAAGCCTATAAAGCTTGGGAGACTTGAGATTCTGCCGTATCTTGCTTATTCGGGAGATGTGCTTAAGATTCTTGGCCAACAGGATAACAAAGTGAGAGATACTTTTAAGGAAATAAAGGCAAAACTTAAAGAGAAGGGCCAGGTTAGGAAAAAAGGAATAAGAATAGAAGTAGAGTATTGGCAAGGAGGCAGGCTGAAGAAAGAGCGTTTAGAGTTGCCTATAGATGCAGACATAGATAGTGAACTGAGAAAGAGATTTGGAAAGAAATATAGGTGGAGAGTTTTAAGTTACGTCAAGACTAAAGGGGTTTTAATTAACAGTCATTATACTGTTGATAACATTGCATTAGCATATGCTTCTTGTTATCCAGGCAAAGGAGTTGAATTTCTTGCTCTCGACTTTTTCAAGTACTACTATATTACATCCGAGAAAGAGAGGGAGGCTATTGGCATATATCCGCAGATGAAACCATGTATTGACTGTCACTATTCGATTTTCGATGCTCCATTCATGAATGAACCGGAATTTAGGACAGGATTTGGAAGCATGTTAATCATCAAAAAATGCGAGATTGAAAAGCTCTTAAGTGGGAAAAGAAGTGAAATATCAAATATCCCGAATTATCTTCTGGGAGGAGTTGTGCTTTACGGTATTAGTTCATTTGATGAGAAAAAAATCAGTAACCTCCTTGGAATTGATGAAAACGACTTGAGAGAGGCTATAGAAAAGTTTGTACTTTCTGGACTTCACATGTCCCTTTTTGAGGATACAAGTAGATTTGAGAGATTCATGCCTAAGAGTGATAAGGCAAAACAGTTTTTGGAGTTGCTCCAAGGGTGA
- the rqcH gene encoding ribosome rescue protein RqcH — protein MKQEMSSVDIKYIVEELKTLEGARVDKIYQDRDQVRIKLHVTGEGRKDLIIEVGKRIHLTTYIKEAPQHPSSFTMLLRKYLSGSRVEKIEQHDFDRIVKLKIGNYTLIAELFRKGNIILVDENNMIISAMRYEEFKDRAIKPKHVYMLPPARENPVDISWESFRELISSQDVEIVRALARKLNMGGLYAEEILLRAGIEKTKRANTLDEDELKVIFEKIKEVFNAPKKANIIYENDTPVDVLPIELKWYESYKKKFFTTFSEALDEYFGKILLESAKIERTKKLQNKKGQLEATLRKQEEMINGFKRQIQENQEIGDLIYANFTFIENLLKELSKAVEKLGWKEFKERLENGKKSGNKIAQMIKNIDAKEKAVTIELDGKKVKLYLNKSVGENAEIYYEKAKKAKHKLEGAQKAHEETLRKIEEIEKLIEEEEKKELSVRKIRKRKKKWFEKFRWFLSSEGFLIIAGKDATTNEIVVKKYMSENDLYCHADIYGAPHVVIKDGKKAGEKSLFEACQFAVSMSRAWKEGLYSGDAYWTEPNQVTKKAPSGEYLGKGAFMVYGKRNWMHGLPVKLAVGIVQYEEEKLPMCGPVEAVKAHTDKYIIIRPGRMKKSEFAKRLAKILERWGYKVDLDELMQILPPGNGEIVEVIE, from the coding sequence ATGAAACAAGAAATGAGCAGTGTCGACATAAAGTACATAGTAGAGGAGTTAAAAACCTTGGAAGGTGCTAGAGTCGATAAAATATACCAAGACAGGGACCAAGTTAGAATTAAACTGCATGTGACGGGAGAGGGGAGAAAAGATTTAATCATAGAAGTCGGTAAAAGGATTCATTTAACTACTTACATAAAAGAGGCTCCTCAGCACCCATCCTCATTCACGATGCTGCTCAGAAAATATTTAAGCGGGTCACGAGTGGAGAAGATAGAGCAACATGATTTTGATAGAATTGTAAAGCTAAAAATTGGCAACTATACTTTAATTGCAGAACTTTTCAGGAAAGGAAATATAATATTGGTTGATGAAAACAACATGATAATATCTGCCATGAGGTATGAAGAGTTTAAAGACAGGGCAATAAAACCAAAACACGTGTACATGCTCCCGCCTGCAAGAGAGAATCCAGTTGACATCTCATGGGAAAGCTTTAGAGAACTTATTTCCTCCCAAGATGTGGAGATAGTAAGAGCACTAGCAAGAAAACTCAATATGGGAGGACTATATGCAGAAGAAATTCTCCTAAGGGCTGGAATAGAGAAAACAAAAAGAGCCAATACTCTCGATGAAGATGAGCTTAAAGTTATATTTGAAAAAATAAAAGAGGTCTTCAATGCCCCTAAAAAGGCCAATATCATATACGAAAATGATACTCCTGTAGATGTCTTACCTATCGAGCTTAAATGGTATGAAAGTTATAAGAAAAAATTCTTCACTACCTTCAGTGAGGCACTTGATGAATATTTCGGAAAGATTCTTCTTGAGAGTGCAAAGATAGAAAGAACAAAGAAGCTTCAGAATAAGAAAGGACAACTCGAAGCTACCCTTAGAAAACAAGAAGAGATGATAAATGGATTTAAGAGGCAAATACAAGAAAATCAAGAGATTGGAGACTTGATATATGCTAACTTCACCTTTATTGAGAATTTACTGAAAGAGCTTTCAAAGGCCGTAGAAAAACTTGGATGGAAAGAATTCAAAGAGAGACTAGAAAATGGCAAAAAATCTGGGAATAAAATCGCTCAGATGATAAAAAACATAGATGCTAAAGAGAAAGCAGTTACAATCGAACTTGATGGAAAAAAAGTAAAACTCTATTTAAACAAAAGTGTTGGAGAAAACGCAGAAATCTACTATGAAAAAGCCAAAAAAGCAAAACATAAACTTGAAGGGGCTCAAAAAGCCCATGAAGAAACACTAAGGAAAATCGAGGAGATAGAGAAACTAATAGAAGAGGAAGAAAAGAAAGAATTAAGCGTAAGAAAAATCAGGAAAAGAAAGAAAAAGTGGTTTGAGAAGTTTAGGTGGTTCTTAAGTAGTGAAGGATTCTTAATAATAGCGGGAAAGGATGCCACAACAAATGAAATTGTAGTTAAAAAATATATGAGTGAAAACGACCTCTATTGTCATGCTGACATTTATGGGGCTCCCCATGTAGTGATAAAAGACGGTAAAAAAGCTGGAGAAAAGAGTTTATTCGAAGCCTGTCAATTTGCTGTTTCAATGTCAAGGGCTTGGAAAGAGGGATTATACTCCGGAGATGCTTACTGGACAGAACCAAACCAAGTTACAAAAAAAGCCCCAAGTGGAGAGTATCTAGGAAAAGGAGCCTTTATGGTATATGGAAAAAGAAACTGGATGCATGGCTTACCTGTAAAGCTCGCTGTTGGAATAGTGCAATACGAGGAAGAGAAACTGCCCATGTGTGGACCAGTGGAGGCTGTAAAAGCACATACTGACAAATACATTATTATTCGCCCAGGCAGAATGAAAAAGAGCGAATTTGCAAAAAGACTAGCGAAAATCCTAGAGAGATGGGGATACAAAGTCGATCTTGATGAGCTCATGCAAATCCTTCCTCCAGGCAACGGCGAAATTGTGGAGGTGATTGAATGA
- a CDS encoding KH domain-containing protein: MDEFEEKLKKYEYVDKEGNKENSFEIEEFVAFGEQEEFVRIPKERIGVVIGKKGETKKKIEDATKTKIEIDSNTGEVFITSTEKTDDPLAVWKARDIVLAIGRGFSPKRAFRLLNEGEVLEVVDLTDVIVGNEKNALPRVRGRIIGRKGRTREIIEEMSGTDISVYGKTVAIIGNPIQVQIAKTAIEKLVKGSPHGTVYKYLERRKKDLELEGGMYYGEF; the protein is encoded by the coding sequence ATGGATGAATTTGAAGAAAAACTCAAGAAATATGAGTACGTGGATAAAGAGGGAAATAAAGAAAACTCTTTCGAGATTGAGGAGTTTGTTGCATTTGGTGAGCAGGAAGAGTTTGTGAGGATTCCCAAAGAGAGAATTGGAGTAGTTATTGGTAAAAAAGGTGAGACAAAGAAAAAGATTGAAGATGCTACAAAGACAAAAATAGAGATTGATAGTAACACAGGGGAGGTGTTTATTACATCTACAGAAAAGACGGATGATCCTTTGGCAGTATGGAAGGCTAGAGATATAGTTCTTGCTATTGGAAGAGGATTTTCTCCAAAACGAGCGTTTAGGCTTTTAAATGAAGGGGAAGTACTTGAGGTAGTTGATTTAACCGATGTCATTGTAGGGAATGAGAAAAATGCCCTTCCAAGAGTTAGGGGAAGGATCATTGGAAGAAAGGGGAGAACTAGGGAGATCATAGAGGAGATGAGTGGCACAGATATAAGTGTTTATGGAAAGACAGTTGCAATTATTGGAAATCCAATCCAAGTCCAGATAGCAAAAACTGCGATTGAAAAACTTGTCAAAGGTTCTCCCCATGGAACCGTTTACAAGTATCTAGAAAGAAGAAAGAAAGACTTAGAGCTCGAAGGAGGTATGTATTATGGCGAATTCTGA
- the eif1A gene encoding translation initiation factor eIF-1A, whose protein sequence is MRRKDKNRTVEGEEVIRVPLPKDNQVFGIVEQALGSGWMDVRCSDGKIRRCRIPGRFRRRMWIKIGDVVVVEPWEVQSDERGDIVYRYTRTQVDWLLRKKKITQEFLSGGLTL, encoded by the coding sequence ATGCGAAGGAAGGATAAAAATAGGACTGTTGAGGGTGAAGAGGTTATTAGAGTCCCTCTTCCAAAGGATAACCAGGTATTTGGGATAGTGGAGCAGGCCCTAGGTTCAGGATGGATGGATGTTAGATGTTCTGATGGAAAGATAAGAAGGTGCAGAATTCCTGGTAGGTTCAGAAGAAGGATGTGGATTAAGATTGGTGATGTAGTAGTTGTGGAGCCGTGGGAAGTTCAAAGTGATGAGAGAGGAGATATAGTCTATCGTTATACAAGAACCCAAGTGGATTGGCTCCTCAGAAAGAAAAAGATCACCCAGGAATTTCTTAGTGGTGGTCTGACATTGTGA
- the top6B gene encoding DNA topoisomerase VI subunit B, which translates to MANSEANKLFKEFKIQSVSEFFRRNAAMLGYTGKVRSFTTLIHEAVTNSLDACEEAGILPYVRVEIEELGSEHYKIIVEDNGPGIPEKFIAHVFGKMLAGTKAHRNIQSRGQQGIGISGAVMFAQITSGKATRVITSTGGEDIIEAWVGIDVEKNEGKIFKKIKHSNPTGWRGTRIEMEVKDVRYIRSKQGPYWYLKLTAIANPHAHIELIEPDGKLIVFPRSSDKVPEPPEEMKPHPKGVMTDDIYRMAKRTTRTTVRTLLIGGFSRISDKKIDELVRYITALRLIKSEEEQSVREQLLKRLTEGEVDRIIASFGKKGKKVLKDVRKIMEKPPKKLTWHEAEEIVEAFKYMNFLAPPTHGLRPIGEENIERGLTGILRPEFVTAVSRSPKVYRGGIPFQIEVGLAFGGELSSGFDLLRYANRVPLLFDAGSCVITSAARSIDWKRYRVDDIDRTPLVLLVNVISVHVPYTSTGKQSVANEEEIYEEIRLAVMEAARRLAKYLGGKHRKLYQVKRRKTFEKYVPEVSKALSVLTGMSEEEIKEMLITMIEKKFETIEEQAVEAEGNA; encoded by the coding sequence ATGGCGAATTCTGAGGCAAATAAGCTGTTTAAGGAATTTAAAATACAGAGTGTCAGTGAGTTCTTTAGAAGAAATGCTGCAATGTTGGGTTACACTGGAAAAGTGCGTTCTTTTACGACCTTAATCCACGAGGCTGTGACAAATTCTTTGGATGCCTGTGAGGAAGCTGGAATACTACCATACGTTAGAGTTGAGATAGAAGAACTTGGTTCAGAACACTACAAAATAATCGTAGAAGATAATGGGCCTGGAATTCCAGAGAAATTTATTGCACACGTTTTTGGTAAAATGCTAGCTGGTACAAAGGCTCATAGAAACATTCAAAGCAGGGGACAGCAAGGTATTGGTATTAGTGGAGCAGTTATGTTTGCTCAAATTACAAGTGGGAAAGCTACTAGAGTTATCACTTCCACAGGTGGGGAAGATATCATTGAGGCTTGGGTAGGTATTGATGTAGAGAAGAATGAGGGAAAAATTTTCAAGAAGATAAAACACTCAAATCCAACTGGTTGGAGAGGTACAAGAATAGAGATGGAGGTTAAAGATGTTCGTTATATTCGATCTAAACAGGGCCCCTACTGGTATTTAAAGCTCACTGCTATAGCTAATCCCCATGCGCATATTGAACTTATAGAACCTGATGGGAAGCTGATAGTTTTCCCAAGAAGTAGTGATAAGGTTCCAGAACCTCCGGAAGAAATGAAGCCACATCCCAAAGGTGTTATGACTGATGACATATACAGGATGGCTAAAAGGACTACGAGAACTACTGTAAGGACTCTCCTTATAGGAGGATTTTCAAGAATAAGTGACAAGAAAATCGATGAATTAGTGAGGTATATAACTGCTTTGAGGCTTATAAAGAGCGAAGAAGAGCAGAGTGTCAGAGAACAACTTCTAAAAAGACTTACTGAAGGAGAGGTAGATAGGATAATAGCCAGTTTTGGAAAGAAAGGGAAGAAGGTTCTTAAAGATGTCAGAAAGATCATGGAAAAACCTCCAAAAAAACTCACTTGGCATGAAGCAGAGGAGATCGTTGAAGCATTTAAATATATGAACTTTTTAGCGCCTCCTACTCATGGACTTCGACCAATTGGAGAGGAAAATATAGAAAGAGGACTTACTGGAATTTTAAGGCCTGAATTTGTGACTGCTGTGAGTAGATCACCAAAGGTTTATCGTGGTGGTATTCCATTCCAAATTGAAGTTGGACTTGCCTTTGGTGGGGAGTTAAGCAGTGGCTTTGATCTCTTAAGGTATGCAAACAGAGTTCCCTTATTATTTGATGCAGGTTCATGTGTGATAACTTCCGCAGCAAGGAGTATTGATTGGAAGCGTTATAGGGTAGATGATATAGATAGAACTCCATTAGTGCTTTTAGTGAACGTGATCAGTGTTCATGTCCCATATACATCAACTGGAAAACAAAGTGTTGCAAATGAAGAGGAAATCTATGAAGAGATAAGACTTGCAGTAATGGAAGCAGCGAGGAGACTTGCAAAGTACTTGGGTGGAAAACACCGCAAGCTCTACCAAGTTAAAAGAAGAAAGACTTTTGAAAAGTATGTGCCGGAGGTTTCAAAAGCCTTGAGCGTACTTACTGGCATGTCTGAAGAGGAGATTAAAGAAATGCTGATCACGATGATTGAGAAAAAATTTGAAACAATAGAAGAACAAGCCGTGGAGGCTGAGGGAAATGCTTAA
- a CDS encoding DUF1699 family protein, which produces MKVEIKARNNEELLRKIDEMLSRDATEVYINLRPTKIILVKILEKAPNVKVIKCPPSLYPKVSKKIVKALSQMGIKLVPANHSRGRPKKYDVSTLKLIEELIKKGKTPKEISEELGIPLRTVYYIINGR; this is translated from the coding sequence ATGAAGGTAGAGATAAAAGCGAGAAATAATGAAGAGCTATTGAGAAAGATAGATGAGATGCTAAGTAGGGATGCAACTGAAGTTTACATAAATCTCAGACCAACTAAGATAATCTTAGTAAAGATATTAGAAAAGGCCCCTAACGTGAAAGTAATTAAGTGCCCTCCAAGTCTTTATCCAAAAGTCTCTAAAAAGATTGTAAAGGCTCTCAGCCAAATGGGTATAAAGTTAGTTCCAGCAAATCATTCCCGAGGACGACCCAAAAAGTATGATGTTAGTACTTTGAAATTAATTGAAGAGCTGATAAAAAAAGGAAAGACTCCAAAAGAGATAAGTGAAGAGCTTGGTATTCCGTTAAGAACAGTTTATTACATAATTAATGGGCGATAA
- a CDS encoding DNA topoisomerase IV subunit A → MLKREKPKERFSYDPKKVLKQLENFGRRVLEEIAAGRNPFIDVPTRGLSNVYFDERDRLIKMGNKTSRRYLFHVAHARKFMQTLLIAAYIKRLVSEGKHASLREAYYANKHTIPGTKENTFEDQSESDPVIEDLERMFGVLREEMHITADRRGYIYGDIVIRDGEDEFNASKLGMGGWAVPGTVEHIEFPEINVDYVLVVETAAMADRLIEEKYPKKEKALVVATQGQASRGVRRLIHRLHYEEGLPIIVFTDGDPYGWYIYSTIKQGSINLAYLSEKLATPEAKFVGMTMDDIKQYGLENVTEKLKGIPPNKKGGPTGDYKRIIEEMNYPWFQNKEWQRQLKLALNWGVRIEQQALANKSLEFVAREYLPEKIGKEELLP, encoded by the coding sequence ATGCTTAAACGCGAGAAACCAAAAGAGAGGTTTAGCTATGATCCTAAGAAAGTCCTCAAACAACTTGAGAATTTTGGAAGAAGAGTACTCGAAGAAATAGCTGCAGGAAGGAATCCATTCATAGACGTTCCTACTAGAGGACTTAGCAATGTATACTTTGATGAAAGAGATCGTTTGATTAAAATGGGGAATAAAACGTCAAGAAGATATCTCTTTCACGTAGCACATGCAAGGAAGTTTATGCAGACTCTTTTAATAGCAGCTTACATAAAAAGACTCGTAAGTGAGGGTAAACACGCAAGCTTGAGAGAAGCCTATTATGCAAACAAGCACACCATTCCTGGAACTAAAGAAAACACATTTGAGGATCAGAGTGAAAGTGATCCCGTTATAGAGGATTTAGAGAGAATGTTTGGAGTTCTTAGAGAAGAAATGCACATAACAGCAGATAGAAGAGGATACATTTATGGAGACATCGTTATTAGGGATGGAGAAGACGAGTTTAATGCCTCGAAGCTTGGTATGGGTGGATGGGCAGTTCCTGGGACTGTTGAGCACATAGAATTTCCGGAGATTAATGTTGATTATGTACTTGTAGTAGAGACAGCAGCTATGGCAGATAGGCTAATTGAAGAAAAATATCCAAAGAAGGAGAAGGCCCTAGTGGTTGCAACTCAAGGACAGGCTTCTCGTGGTGTCAGGCGTTTAATTCATAGACTTCACTACGAAGAAGGACTTCCAATAATTGTTTTCACCGATGGTGACCCTTACGGATGGTACATCTACTCCACAATAAAGCAAGGGTCAATAAATCTTGCTTATCTTAGTGAAAAGCTTGCCACTCCCGAAGCAAAATTTGTAGGAATGACTATGGATGACATAAAGCAGTATGGCCTTGAAAACGTCACAGAGAAGCTCAAAGGAATTCCACCTAATAAGAAAGGTGGACCAACTGGAGATTATAAGCGTATCATAGAAGAAATGAATTATCCTTGGTTCCAGAACAAAGAATGGCAAAGGCAACTTAAATTGGCCCTTAATTGGGGAGTGAGAATTGAGCAACAGGCTTTAGCAAATAAGAGTTTAGAATTTGTCGCTAGGGAATACCTCCCAGAGAAAATTGGTAAAGAGGAGTTACTTCCATGA
- a CDS encoding P-II family nitrogen regulator, whose amino-acid sequence MRKIEAIVREEDFDRVQKALKQMGIIPMTTYPVKGRGVQGGIPPYELMPKMKIEIVVKDEDVERVVDTIVQNARRGIPGDGKIFVLPVYEAIRVRTGEKGNEALY is encoded by the coding sequence ATGAGAAAAATAGAGGCTATTGTAAGGGAAGAGGATTTTGATAGAGTGCAAAAAGCTCTGAAACAGATGGGTATAATACCCATGACCACTTACCCTGTCAAGGGGAGGGGAGTTCAAGGAGGAATTCCTCCCTATGAATTGATGCCCAAAATGAAGATTGAAATAGTTGTTAAGGATGAAGACGTAGAGAGGGTTGTGGATACAATAGTTCAAAACGCAAGAAGAGGAATCCCGGGAGATGGAAAAATATTCGTTTTACCTGTTTATGAGGCAATAAGGGTAAGAACAGGAGAAAAAGGAAATGAAGCACTTTACTAG
- a CDS encoding 1,4-alpha-glucan branching protein, whose protein sequence is MKGYFTFVLHTHIPYVRKHGKWPFGEEWIFEAIAETYLPLLMELERLKKKGVKFNLVIGVTPVLTEQLADEYMKKSFEEYMEKKLKSMEEDLEKYTDERLKKSITYMLDYFTKIYEYWEHIKGDILGELKKLQNEGYIEIITSGATHGYLPLLERDEAIEGQIANGVLTYEKYFGKRPKGIWLPECAYRPRGLWRSPSTGQVTWREGLEKFLEKYQLEFFFVESHLIDQGPVSFGYGTILPARTPKSTLRPYFLIGTNIAVFARNRETGLQVWSAEIGYPGDFWYREFHKKAPKSGGQYWRITSKQVGLDAKEPYVPEKALERVEGHAEHFVSLVRTLLEGYEKEHGEKGIVVAPYDTELFGHWWFEGVKWLGRVLELMFEEGIESITISKFLEKYKGEKHEIELPEGSWGMYGTHYTWWNPEVEWMWAHIHLAERRMVSLASRYLHEDKLGDRILRQLARELLLIESSDWPFLVTTGQAREYGKRRLLEHIEYFHRLANALEKYFKTKEFTEEDFLKEIEEIDNVFSQINIEVYVSEDFPEVPEYVEISQLSVQSHKNGN, encoded by the coding sequence ATGAAGGGTTACTTTACTTTTGTACTTCATACTCATATTCCCTATGTAAGAAAACATGGTAAATGGCCATTTGGTGAAGAATGGATCTTTGAAGCAATTGCAGAAACGTACCTCCCTCTTCTTATGGAGTTGGAGAGACTTAAAAAGAAGGGAGTGAAGTTTAACTTGGTTATTGGTGTTACTCCAGTTTTGACTGAGCAGCTAGCAGATGAGTACATGAAAAAAAGTTTTGAGGAGTATATGGAAAAAAAGCTCAAAAGCATGGAAGAGGATTTAGAGAAATATACGGATGAAAGGCTCAAAAAGTCCATAACTTACATGTTGGATTACTTTACGAAGATTTATGAGTATTGGGAGCATATAAAAGGGGATATCCTAGGTGAACTCAAGAAACTGCAGAATGAAGGCTATATAGAAATAATAACCTCTGGAGCCACTCATGGGTATCTCCCACTTCTTGAAAGAGATGAGGCTATTGAAGGTCAAATTGCGAACGGTGTCCTTACTTATGAGAAATACTTCGGTAAAAGGCCAAAAGGCATTTGGCTTCCTGAATGTGCTTATCGGCCCCGAGGTCTATGGCGGAGTCCAAGTACAGGCCAAGTAACTTGGAGAGAGGGTCTTGAGAAGTTCTTGGAAAAATATCAGTTAGAATTTTTCTTTGTTGAAAGTCACCTCATAGATCAGGGTCCAGTAAGCTTTGGATATGGAACAATTCTACCTGCTAGGACTCCAAAGTCGACTTTAAGGCCTTACTTTTTAATAGGCACGAACATTGCAGTATTTGCTAGAAATAGAGAGACTGGATTACAAGTATGGAGTGCGGAGATAGGCTATCCTGGAGATTTTTGGTATAGGGAGTTTCACAAAAAAGCTCCAAAAAGTGGAGGACAATATTGGAGGATAACATCAAAGCAAGTAGGACTTGATGCCAAAGAACCTTATGTGCCTGAAAAAGCCTTGGAGAGAGTTGAAGGACATGCCGAACATTTTGTGAGTCTCGTTAGAACTCTCTTAGAAGGTTATGAAAAAGAACACGGAGAAAAGGGAATAGTAGTCGCTCCCTATGATACAGAACTATTTGGTCACTGGTGGTTTGAGGGAGTTAAATGGCTGGGAAGAGTACTTGAGTTAATGTTTGAGGAGGGCATAGAGAGCATAACGATTTCAAAGTTTCTTGAGAAGTACAAGGGAGAAAAGCATGAGATTGAACTTCCCGAAGGTTCTTGGGGGATGTATGGAACTCATTATACATGGTGGAACCCTGAAGTGGAATGGATGTGGGCACATATACATTTAGCAGAGAGGCGGATGGTATCTTTAGCGAGCAGATATTTGCATGAGGATAAATTAGGCGATAGAATCCTAAGGCAGCTTGCAAGAGAATTGTTACTCATTGAGAGTAGTGATTGGCCCTTCCTCGTAACTACTGGACAAGCTAGAGAATATGGAAAGAGAAGACTCCTTGAACACATCGAGTATTTCCACCGCTTGGCTAATGCTTTGGAAAAATACTTCAAGACAAAAGAATTTACAGAAGAAGATTTTCTTAAGGAGATAGAGGAGATTGACAATGTATTTTCTCAAATAAATATCGAGGTTTATGTGAGTGAAGACTTCCCTGAAGTTCCAGAATATGTTGAGATCTCACAGCTTTCAGTACAATCACACAAGAACGGGAATTAA